The genomic region CCACTTTAGTACCTGTTACGGACTAAGCCACTATAGTACCTGTTACGGACTAAGCCACTTTAGCGCCAGTTATTGACTAAGCCACTTTAGTACCTACAACGAAATACACAACTGTAGTACTAGTTACGGACTACAACACTATAGTACATGTTACGGACTACGCCACTTTAGTACCGGTTACGGACTAAACCACTATAGTACCTGTTACGGAATAAGCCACTTTAGCGCCAGTTATTGACTAAGCCACTTTAGTTCCAGTTATGGACCGAGCCATACAATACCTGTTACAGACTACGCCACTATAGTACCTGCAACGGACTACACCACTATAGCATCTGTAACAGACTACACCATTTAAGTTCATGTAACGTACTACACCACTTCAGTACCTGTAACGGACTACGCCACTGATGTACATGTTATGGACTAGACCACTATAGTATCTGTAACAGAGTACGCCACTGTAGTATCTATAACGGACTACACCACTATAGTATCTGTAACGGACTACACCACTATAGTATCTGTAACGGACTACACCACTATAGTATCTGTAACGGACTACACCACTTTAGTATCTGTAACGGACTACACCACTATAGTATCTATAACAGACTACACCACTGTGGTATATGTAACGTACTACACCACTATAGTATCTGTAACGGACTACACCACTATGGTATCTGTAACAGACTACACCATTATAGTATCTGTAACGGACTACACCACTATGGTATCTGTAACGGACTTCACCCTCATAGTATCTGTAACGGACTACACCATTATAGTATCTGTAACAGACTACACCATTATAGTATCTGTAACAGACTACACCATTATAGTATCTGTAACAGACTACACCATTATAGTATCTGTAACGGACTCCACCATTATAGTATCTGTAACGGACTACACCATTATAGTATCTGTAACGGACTACACCATTATAGTATCTGTAACGGACTACACCACTATGGTATCTGTAACAGACTACACCATTATAGTATCTGTAACGGACTACACCACAACAGTATCAGTTGCGGTTCTCTGCTGACACAAAACTGTACACACAGGCCCGGGCATagcaaaacaaaattacattaaaattttgaaatttatgcATCTAATTTAACTACgacacaaaaacacatataccgTAGGTGCAAAAGgcacaaaaatgcataatactaaaaatattaatgCTTAAAAATGGCGTTTTCagataatgtaaaaaatatggcTGAAAATCTCAATAACATTTGTCACCATTGTCACTTTACAGATTTGGAAACATTATAACTATCCTAACAGGTGATGAATAATTAAGAAGTTACACAAGAACTAACAACAAGTCATAGTAAAAATCTCAGCGAGGGCAAACGTAATCAACTATGTGAAGAagcatttaaacaatttctcAGTTTCATTGTAAGCCGGAATGCAAACACTCTTACAACCACCGCGTTTGTGTGAATAAAGAAGTAATGCTACAATACAAATAGGCTTtcttcaaatacaaaataacagtATTGTTTAGCATTGATTAAAAGTTGTAGGATCCTATGAAATCCTTATGGctaatgtaaatatgtttatgctatataaaattattgacGTGAAGTAAATGTCAATGCCCTTGTAAGAACGTGACTTTGGTTTGGTTTCTCGTTCAGGTTTCGCTGTTAAGTTGTACAGATTCACTTGTCTTTCAGATTTGATTTACAAAAGCAGTATCGCCGTAGTGGCTTCTCGGGAACGCATATTGACGTATTGCCGTATTTATTTGTCCGACTGACGTCGTCTGTGATGGACATTCCCGTTTCAGAGTTGACATCAACAGTGGCTTCAAACATAGCCCCGCCTGGGCTTGTCTCGAATATCACCAGAAGACGTTTATGTTTTTCGGGCTCAGGTTTTGAGAAAAACTTGTAAATTGTCCAGCGCGACTCCTCCTCGCCGTGCACTGAGAGACCGAGGGATATCTGGTGGCTCTCGTGTATTTTACGGAGACTTAATTGAGCACAAATCGAACTGTAATGTCGCAATAGGCGATTCAAATGTGATACCGCATAGTTAGCAGCTTTGACAGAGATTGGGCTCTCTGCGGGTATTTGATTAGATCCGTAGCATGCGCAATAGTGCTCCGGAATAGACGCGTCTGCGCATGTCCGTGTTTCCGGAATAGACCGGAACAAACTTGTTCCTCGCTTATTTTCATCGTAAGTAAGTTTTTGGTCAAAGCTCTCGGTGAGaatatcatttaatgtttgataGAGATCAAAGTTGGATAGCAAGCGATCTGTATTTTGCTGCATGTTACGTGCAATGTGTGAATACTTGCTGAGAAATGAACTAGGCGGCACAATGGACAGCAGCGGCATGCGTTCTTCTATCCTGCCCACGAATGTGTTCCTTATATCATCTATTCTAGAGCCATGGTCACTAACGAAAATTAAGAAAGCGTTGTCAAGGTGACCATCttcttttaaaaacttaaagaaCTCATAAAAGTCATCATCCCCAAGTTCAAGATAATTAATAAACTCATGGCAAATTTGCACCAGCCATGAAAAACTAAATTTGAGTCTAGATTTGTACAGTGTGACAAATCGTTTAtagtaattaattaaatgtttaaatattggttTGTTCCCATAACACAATGACGATGTTCCTTTAAGGTTAATATTGTTATACTCAAACGGCAAAAGAACCGATTTGAGCACCTCTGATGCGAAACCTATTTCTTTCAGACCCAACATCCATGGACGCATATAGTGATCTGTGGGTGGAGATTTGAAGCCCTTTCCTTCCGTGTTGAATGTGGCAAGAATTGGATAATCCTCGGCAAAAAATGTTGCGTAATGTTTGCGAGAAAAGTTCTGCCAAATAAATGGGAAGGGGTTGACATCGTATTTCCCCCCTTCCGGGTTCGGGAGATCATCTGTCCAAGGCCGTTTCCCTGTCAGTATGGGGACAAGGTTAGGAAACGTATTGTCTCCAACCTTCATATAACCTTTAAATACATGAGCACCTAAGTGTTTCGTTAAGTATTCATAAGTCTTTGGCAGTTTTCTGATTGCAGACAACCGGGAAGTAGAATCAATACCGAACATAAGCACACTATACTGGCTCGATTGTTCCTTGTGCTTGGAACGAACGATATCTTCCGTCACATAAACACTCTCTTGAAGGGTGTCAAACACTTTCTTTCTTCTTTGAGATGTATAACACCGTAGCCGAAAGAAATCGCAAGGGACTTGAAACGGCGGTTCAAAGAATATTTCTTTACCAAGTGTCACACTATCATCATCGCCCATCGGCCTTTCAAGTTTTGCATAGCTGCAGGAATATGAAGTATCGCCAAAGTACTTAAATGCGGTAGTATTAAACACTACAAGCCCTAGCTTGTCCACGTAGAGCAGGTCCGGGGCGGGGTCACATCGTATTGGGTCAGGGCTCCACACATACTGCATGATGGACTTGTCGAAGGGGTCGAGATCCGGGATGATGCACTGCGCGTTCACGTTCTCGTTAATAAACAGGAAGCGAACGGGCATAGTGAGGGTCGTGTACAAATAGTAGGTAACCACCACGGACACCAGCACCGCTACCATGCTCTTCCGGCGGTCACGCTTTCGGTAGGAGAACATCATCCGCCAGCAGTTGCCCAGGATACCCGCGGGCGCCATTACAAGCGGGAATTTATGGTCACATCCGCtcaactgaaaataaacaccatctggttatgtattttatttcatgagaAGTGTCAGTATGGTTTAGATAAGGAAACACGCTATAGGGAGGTTGCACGTTGCGTAATCAAATCGATAGCCGCCATCTCGTTGGGATATACTGATAAGCGCAGTCATATTGGCCTCCAGTTGGATagtgatctaagtttaaatacTACATCATTTCAATTGGAGAAAAACAcgtgtaaaataaacatacctCATGAcgattaatatattatttcaccTGTTTATGATTGTTATAATTGCATACATCAGTTTGCGGTAGTTTAATTCATTTAGTCGTTATTTGACATGGCAGCAAAAAACCTATGACAAATCCAGAAGCAAAGCATGTTTAACGACACTAGCGACATCAAACTTGACGCTGACACTATCCAACACTGATCAACaattctgtctgtctgtctaaaAGACATAATTATAACTAGTATGTTTCCTTATTATATTGCACCCACACCGTTGCGTCATTTCATTATGTTTCGATATACTTCCGATAACGTGTTAAAATTGTTGcatgccatatatatatttttgtatgtatatgtgttattttgACGATAAGCTTAAGTCTAATTCATATTCTGTTTtgctctgttctgttcataacattaatttaaaaagtcCACCTAACACTTCCATAGTTGTCGACAGCGGACACAGTTGTAAAAACAATGACTCGGAATTTggaaacataaattaaaatatgatgttACCATGATCGAAGTCATTGTTAATCATTTAATCGACAAAATGTCCACTAATTATGCAATGTAAAAATGTACCTGATCCTCGTATGAAGTAGCTGAATATATCTTCAGTATTGAAATAACGCAATGCAAACCCATAGAGAGCGTTTAAACACTGCCATCTGCACACAAATAAACACCACCACGTGCAAACTACTTTCCGGTTTATCCACTTATCCAGAATTGATTTCCTTACGATGacacacatttgtttttaataatttctttgaaagttgttttttttacaaaaagcgaAATAACTATAATTAACCATACTTTTATAGAAATCCAAACATGAACAAACTGGAGAAATTGTTAAATacgaataatgaaaaagaattgTTAAATCTGAGTTAAATAGCAGATGTTACTATCGGATCAATATGCAAATGAATGTTTTCACCAACTACAAGTCAAaacgcttaaagcgttgaacaCTTATTATCAATATGTAGGTGCACTTCTTGTATGTGAATAACACAcatattaatgtgtttttttattaatgttatataaatCAGTTTTAATTTGTCCTTGTTATATTGACACTAGAAGGAAGTATATTAAGAACTAATTTACATTAGACCAAGAATGTATAAGTTTATAGAATTGTTTacatcagaaaataaaaaaaaatatttaaattgttaaaatattttaaagaatctGTAAAACATAGAATTTGTCTTACTTATGATAATTAGTAAAATATGCTAATCTTTAccttatgtatatatatgcttttatttgcatttcattttgtctagtaacttatttatttctgtttgtaTTCAACCTACATCGGTTCTGTATTAAGTGACTTGTTGAATTCatatgtgtaaatatatttgatattatttgactACGTACTGTGATGGTACACGTccaataaaattatgttctgttctgttcttttctgttctgttcttttctgttctgGTAAACATGGACCTTTAAACTATTTACTACACAAATTGAAAGCCGTTCGATCATCACTGACATTCTtcttatttgcattatattggATAGAAATATGCATTCTCAAAACAGTTTAATCTGACAGGAAATGTCGGTTATATTGTCATAAGACTTCATAATGCATAATATACTGCACACAACGGTCTCTTCGTTCACGACTGTCTCATTTTATGTCATTAAGACGATGTTCAGCTGATTAGTTCAtgtcagaaaaacaacaaaaaattagattttcGATGCACTTACACACattaaagattttcaaaatattgcgAAATTGGAATTGGTTAgtcctaaaaaaatatgtctgtttcggttaacccgaccctacctataaaatgcgccgaccctaactattttctTCCGTTTCTGAgccaaaaaaatattcgttagcgaatagagagttacgaaaggcggataaatgcagattttaatcagaattattgtgtatatgataaaacaaagtcaggcaatgacagtagtgtaggaaagactgccatgtgcaagaaaaaacatacgacagaaaaaaataataaaaaaaatccctacctaccctaccaagaaattttgggaaggttaccctaaacaatttgtttttggccttattaagtcatttccttCTCACGAAAATATCCCATAtttgaaaattacaaaaaatctAATGCATTATTGCAACATTTAACTCTCAACCTTTTCAAGATTACTTAATGAAGCTCTGAATAACTGAGTAATTACAACATGCTACGCGTAAGAAACgtacgaatatatatatatatgcacacaAGTTATCTTTAAGATAACTTCGTGTCTTTAAGATAACTTGTgtgcatatatgtatttgtacGTTTCTATTAAACATTGAAGTCATATACTTgtaaatcattttatcatttaaacataacCACCTTGCATGCTCATAAATCCTTTACATGACTATCTCACTATTAAATGGTAGCAGGCCGAAAGCCTGTCATGAATGCTATAAGCGCTTTGATATTAATTGTGTAAGATATGCAGTTAAAGGTTGTTAACATTGACTTacacaaataaattgtttgatgcGAGTCGCATCAAAacccatttattttgtgtattctGCGGAAGTACATACTTTAATACAATACTAATAAAAAATCAAGTAAGAGCCGATTTAAGGCtattttaacattgaaactatattgttatacatgcaTGAATGAATAACAATCGACAAAAGAACTGATCATccgataaaatgaaatattataactacatttgaatcattttggtttgatatgttaatcaaatgacaatttaaatGCATAGATAACGATTCATGTTTTTTCCGGGTTTAACCGAGTTTTCCGGGTTAATCTCTATGAAATAAACCTATTCGAATCCAAAGACCCAgattctatttttaaccaccagtGTCTAGAGCACGTGGCCAAAATGTAGACTCAGttataaacatgcatgtatttattCTAATCAAGTACACGTCCATTTTGAAACTGCGTATATtgctttttatattgcattttctCACTCGtcgatataaaaataattgcgttTTCAATTGCGTAATTATGCGAAAAGATATCTTATTCACATTAAATCAACAGCAAAACATATGA from Mya arenaria isolate MELC-2E11 chromosome 3, ASM2691426v1 harbors:
- the LOC128228289 gene encoding uncharacterized protein LOC128228289 isoform X1, with the protein product MGLHCVISILKIYSATSYEDQLSGCDHKFPLVMAPAGILGNCWRMMFSYRKRDRRKSMVAVLVSVVVTYYLYTTLTMPVRFLFINENVNAQCIIPDLDPFDKSIMQYVWSPDPIRCDPAPDLLYVDKLGLVVFNTTAFKYFGDTSYSCSYAKLERPMGDDDSVTLGKEIFFEPPFQVPCDFFRLRCYTSQRRKKVFDTLQESVYVTEDIVRSKHKEQSSQYSVLMFGIDSTSRLSAIRKLPKTYEYLTKHLGAHVFKGYMKVGDNTFPNLVPILTGKRPWTDDLPNPEGGKYDVNPFPFIWQNFSRKHYATFFAEDYPILATFNTEGKGFKSPPTDHYMRPWMLGLKEIGFASEVLKSVLLPFEYNNINLKGTSSLCYGNKPIFKHLINYYKRFVTLYKSRLKFSFSWLVQICHEFINYLELGDDDFYEFFKFLKEDGHLDNAFLIFVSDHGSRIDDIRNTFVGRIEERMPLLSIVPPSSFLSKYSHIARNMQQNTDRLLSNFDLYQTLNDILTESFDQKLTYDENKRGTSLFRSIPETRTCADASIPEHYCACYGSNQIPAESPISVKAANYAVSHLNRLLRHYSSICAQLSLRKIHESHQISLGLSVHGEEESRWTIYKFFSKPEPEKHKRLLVIFETSPGGAMFEATVDVNSETGMSITDDVSRTNKYGNTSICVPEKPLRRYCFCKSNLKDK
- the LOC128228289 gene encoding uncharacterized protein LOC128228289 isoform X2, producing the protein MRLPVFVRRRAFLSGCDHKFPLVMAPAGILGNCWRMMFSYRKRDRRKSMVAVLVSVVVTYYLYTTLTMPVRFLFINENVNAQCIIPDLDPFDKSIMQYVWSPDPIRCDPAPDLLYVDKLGLVVFNTTAFKYFGDTSYSCSYAKLERPMGDDDSVTLGKEIFFEPPFQVPCDFFRLRCYTSQRRKKVFDTLQESVYVTEDIVRSKHKEQSSQYSVLMFGIDSTSRLSAIRKLPKTYEYLTKHLGAHVFKGYMKVGDNTFPNLVPILTGKRPWTDDLPNPEGGKYDVNPFPFIWQNFSRKHYATFFAEDYPILATFNTEGKGFKSPPTDHYMRPWMLGLKEIGFASEVLKSVLLPFEYNNINLKGTSSLCYGNKPIFKHLINYYKRFVTLYKSRLKFSFSWLVQICHEFINYLELGDDDFYEFFKFLKEDGHLDNAFLIFVSDHGSRIDDIRNTFVGRIEERMPLLSIVPPSSFLSKYSHIARNMQQNTDRLLSNFDLYQTLNDILTESFDQKLTYDENKRGTSLFRSIPETRTCADASIPEHYCACYGSNQIPAESPISVKAANYAVSHLNRLLRHYSSICAQLSLRKIHESHQISLGLSVHGEEESRWTIYKFFSKPEPEKHKRLLVIFETSPGGAMFEATVDVNSETGMSITDDVSRTNKYGNTSICVPEKPLRRYCFCKSNLKDK
- the LOC128228289 gene encoding uncharacterized protein LOC128228289 isoform X3 — translated: MAPAGILGNCWRMMFSYRKRDRRKSMVAVLVSVVVTYYLYTTLTMPVRFLFINENVNAQCIIPDLDPFDKSIMQYVWSPDPIRCDPAPDLLYVDKLGLVVFNTTAFKYFGDTSYSCSYAKLERPMGDDDSVTLGKEIFFEPPFQVPCDFFRLRCYTSQRRKKVFDTLQESVYVTEDIVRSKHKEQSSQYSVLMFGIDSTSRLSAIRKLPKTYEYLTKHLGAHVFKGYMKVGDNTFPNLVPILTGKRPWTDDLPNPEGGKYDVNPFPFIWQNFSRKHYATFFAEDYPILATFNTEGKGFKSPPTDHYMRPWMLGLKEIGFASEVLKSVLLPFEYNNINLKGTSSLCYGNKPIFKHLINYYKRFVTLYKSRLKFSFSWLVQICHEFINYLELGDDDFYEFFKFLKEDGHLDNAFLIFVSDHGSRIDDIRNTFVGRIEERMPLLSIVPPSSFLSKYSHIARNMQQNTDRLLSNFDLYQTLNDILTESFDQKLTYDENKRGTSLFRSIPETRTCADASIPEHYCACYGSNQIPAESPISVKAANYAVSHLNRLLRHYSSICAQLSLRKIHESHQISLGLSVHGEEESRWTIYKFFSKPEPEKHKRLLVIFETSPGGAMFEATVDVNSETGMSITDDVSRTNKYGNTSICVPEKPLRRYCFCKSNLKDK